In Spirochaetota bacterium, the genomic stretch ACGGCGGGAACAACGCGGTAGCGTGCATCGCCATGGGGGAGAAGGGAAGCATCTATAAGGCGCCGGCCCTCTACATGGAAAAAATCGCCGTCGGGGCGGACGCGAAGGGGGTCGTCGATATTACCCAGTCGCCCGAGGTCAATATCAAGCGGGTGGCGAGGGCAAAAAACAGGTATATCGAAGACCTCACCGTGTGCGTACTCGATCGTGAAAGACATTCGGAACTTATTGAAAGGATAAGGAGCACGGGAGCCCGCATTAAGCTTATTAACGACGGTGATATCTCGGGCGCGATCGCCGCGGCCATGATCGACAAGCCTATCGATATCCTGATGGGGGTCGGGGGCGCGACGCAGGGTGTCATCGCCGCCGCCGCGATCAAGTGCCTTGGCGGCGACATGCAGGCGAGATTTATCTACAGGAACGAGGAGGACCGCGAGGCGATTCGCGCCGCGGGCGAAACCGACCTCAACCGCATATTCTCGCTGGGCGACCTGACCAGGGGCGACATCGTGTTCGCGGCGACGGGTGTCACGAACGGCGAGCTGCTTTCCGGGGTGAACTTTTTCTCGGGGGGCGCCCAGACGCATTCGATTATCATGCGCTCAAAGACCCGCACCATTCGCTTTATCGCCGCGCAGCACCATTTCGATTACAAGCCCATGTACTGAAAATTTACCACCGGAGTTACAGGAGGATTACCATGAAGTTTTTTATCGACACGGCGGATATTAATGAAATCCGCAAGGCGAAGGAATACGGGGTCCTGGACGGGGTCACCACCAATCCCTCCCTGGTTGCGAAGGTCAAACGGCCCTACGTGGAAGTGCTGACCGAGATCGTCAAGGAGGTTCCCGGTCCCGTCTCCGCCGAGGTTATTTCGGTTGAGTGCGAGGGCATGCTCACGGAGGCGAGGCAACTCGCGAAGCTGGGAGACAACGTCGTTATTAAGATTCCGCTCATCAAGGAGGGTCTCAAGGCGGTCAAGATACTTACCGCGGAGAATATAAAGACCAACGTAACCCTCTGTTTTTCGGCGCTCCAGGCGCTCATGGCGGCGAAGGCCGGGGCTACCTACGTCTCCCCGTTCGTGGGCAGGCTGGACGACATCGCCGCGGAGGGGATGGACGTCATCGAGGAGATCATCACCATTTTCGACAACTACGCGTTCGATACCGAGGTGATCGTCGCTTCAATCCGCAATCCGCTGCATATTAAGTACGCCGCCCTTATGGGCGCTCACATCGCAACGATTCCTTTTTCCGTATTTGAAAGCATCGTCAAGCATCCCCTCACGGACGCGGGCGTGGCGCGGTTTCTTGAAGATTACAAGAAAATCCCCAAGTGAGGCCGCATGGATGCACTGAGAGACCTTGTTCACCACTATTCGGGATTGTCGACGGGGATCGCCGTAGCGGCGATCCTCGCGGCGGCGTTGATACTGAGACAATTAAAGATGCTCGCCCTCTTCCTGGTCGTGCTCGCCTCGTTCATCATCTTCATCCTCCTGTATGGTGCACTCCGGTAAAAATAATGATTGAATTATTAGGCCGATCCCTGTAGTACCCGGTTCGAGCGAAATCAACCGGATGAACAGGAAAGGAAAACGCGCGTGAAACTCTCATTGGTACACAAGAACAGCCCCGAATCACAGCTCGCGGAAGCGGCGAAGGCGATCCCCCCGTCGGGGATTCGCAAATTTTTCGACATTGTATATTCCATGCCCGATTGCATTTCCCTGGGCGTGGGCGAGCCGGATTTCGTCACGCCCTGGCGCATTTCCGATACGGGAATCCTGGCAATACGGGATGGAAACACGCATTATACCTCCAACCGGGGCCTCCTGGAATTGCGCACCCTGATCGCCGAAACCCTTGAAACCGGGCTTGGCGCCGGGTACGATCCCGAGACGGAAATCGTCGTCACCATGGGCGTTTCGCAGGGGCTGGACATCGCGCTACGCACCCTGGTGAACCCGGGGGACGAGGTTATCATTTTCGAGCCCTGCTACGTCTCGTATGCGTCCACGATTTCGCTGTCGCACGGGGTCGCGGTCAAGGTGCCCGCGTTGTTTGAAGAGGAGTTTCGCGTAAACACGGAGCGCCTGAAAAAAGCCATCACCCCGAAAACGAAAGCGATACTGCTCAATTATCCCGCGAATCCCACCGGGGCGAGCATGGGGCTGGAAACGCTCCAGGAGATCGCGGCGCTGGCGATTCGGCACAACCTTATCGTGCTTTCCGATGAAATCTACTCTTCCATAATTTACGCGAAAAAACACCTTTCGATCGCGTCCCTGCCCGGCATG encodes the following:
- a CDS encoding aminotransferase class I/II-fold pyridoxal phosphate-dependent enzyme; the encoded protein is MPDCISLGVGEPDFVTPWRISDTGILAIRDGNTHYTSNRGLLELRTLIAETLETGLGAGYDPETEIVVTMGVSQGLDIALRTLVNPGDEVIIFEPCYVSYASTISLSHGVAVKVPALFEEEFRVNTERLKKAITPKTKAILLNYPANPTGASMGLETLQEIAALAIRHNLIVLSDEIYSSIIYAKKHLSIASLPGMKERTVYLNGFSKSYAMTGWRLGYVAAPKYFIDVMLKIHQYTALCAPSLSQYAGIEALEKASKDVARMGAEYTRRRNFIAHRFNEIGLPCLFPEGAFYVFPKISSTGLDSEEFAMRLLKAEKVAVVPGSVFGAPGEGHIRCSFATSMENIAEAMKRIEKFVKSPS
- the fsa gene encoding fructose-6-phosphate aldolase; this encodes MKFFIDTADINEIRKAKEYGVLDGVTTNPSLVAKVKRPYVEVLTEIVKEVPGPVSAEVISVECEGMLTEARQLAKLGDNVVIKIPLIKEGLKAVKILTAENIKTNVTLCFSALQALMAAKAGATYVSPFVGRLDDIAAEGMDVIEEIITIFDNYAFDTEVIVASIRNPLHIKYAALMGAHIATIPFSVFESIVKHPLTDAGVARFLEDYKKIPK
- the glpX gene encoding class II fructose-bisphosphatase, with amino-acid sequence MDRNLALEIVRVTEAAALYAGRQMGRGDAERANRSAIDAMAQAFSSISVQGTIILGGLDREGSPLPGGSRVGNATGAEIDIALDALDGKTTCANGGNNAVACIAMGEKGSIYKAPALYMEKIAVGADAKGVVDITQSPEVNIKRVARAKNRYIEDLTVCVLDRERHSELIERIRSTGARIKLINDGDISGAIAAAMIDKPIDILMGVGGATQGVIAAAAIKCLGGDMQARFIYRNEEDREAIRAAGETDLNRIFSLGDLTRGDIVFAATGVTNGELLSGVNFFSGGAQTHSIIMRSKTRTIRFIAAQHHFDYKPMY